Proteins encoded within one genomic window of Pseudomonas cannabina:
- a CDS encoding energy transducer TonB yields MGAGYIALACLIVLSLHAAGFLWLRNSAPAQPLQSVTQPMPIAMQMVAAPKPPTPSAPAAATPPVEQAPPFPPAMPVEPPKPVAAAAKPKPAAPHQQPAKPQAKPAIVEKAAADAPQAAAKPSAQPQPPQAAAAPPSSEPRTTAPIGRAGYLNNPPPVYPPAAAKRRQQGTTLLRVHVLASGHPDQVEVAQSSGFPALDDAAKAAVRQWSFTPAKRGDTPVDGWVNVPLAFTLAP; encoded by the coding sequence ATGGGCGCTGGTTACATTGCGCTGGCATGCCTTATCGTGTTGAGCCTGCATGCGGCAGGTTTTTTATGGTTACGCAACAGTGCGCCTGCGCAGCCGTTACAATCCGTCACTCAGCCGATGCCGATCGCCATGCAGATGGTCGCTGCGCCAAAACCGCCCACGCCGTCAGCACCCGCCGCCGCAACGCCTCCGGTTGAACAAGCGCCGCCATTTCCGCCTGCGATGCCGGTGGAGCCTCCCAAACCCGTGGCCGCCGCAGCGAAACCCAAGCCCGCGGCCCCCCATCAGCAGCCTGCCAAGCCACAGGCCAAGCCTGCAATTGTCGAGAAAGCAGCTGCGGATGCACCGCAGGCCGCCGCCAAGCCTTCAGCACAACCACAACCACCACAAGCGGCGGCTGCGCCTCCCAGCAGCGAGCCACGCACCACTGCGCCCATTGGCCGTGCGGGATACTTGAACAATCCGCCACCGGTTTACCCACCCGCAGCCGCCAAACGCCGTCAGCAAGGCACCACGCTGTTGCGTGTGCACGTTCTGGCCAGCGGCCATCCTGATCAGGTCGAAGTCGCTCAGTCCAGCGGTTTTCCGGCCCTCGACGATGCGGCCAAGGCCGCTGTCCGGCAATGGTCATTCACTCCTGCCAAGCGTGGCGATACCCCGGTCGATGGCTGGGTCAACGTTCCGCTTGCCTTCACACTCGCGC
- a CDS encoding glycerophosphodiester phosphodiesterase, producing the protein MAFAEYNTDKIGDVLMHAHNDLTIVCAHRGLHGTAIGTNSHQDWLRNVPENSIAAIRQAASAGIECSEIDLQLDSAGRVVVIHDSNLGRTTNVFTTGRAGEYDPYSRIGYNPSLSNYFGNTLGLSLRNPSLNGFSNQTLPSFDAILDTIKNDKIAMILLLDVKNIEAAKKAWQSVKNHTNWWGTPAEKWVYFKMPVSSIGVTPAGFESKGIMNVQSEAGRFRLIPVFGADFIDTSGTRENALRNWESYFGKNYVYATEVRLKEYDSTLRFPLNNIMNTYYGMRTTQHQVKTMGAYQPVPETKFYSFFSADGHCCTEPKYWLWKSQRGNGQETGDNRTSLNWLMNTAGASFRYIITDDPLTAITALRNDNRRNTALISN; encoded by the coding sequence ATGGCCTTTGCAGAGTACAACACCGACAAGATCGGTGACGTCCTCATGCATGCGCACAATGATCTGACGATCGTCTGTGCTCATCGGGGTCTGCACGGCACCGCCATAGGTACCAACTCCCACCAGGACTGGCTACGCAATGTACCGGAAAACTCGATTGCGGCTATCAGGCAGGCCGCCAGTGCAGGAATTGAGTGTTCGGAAATCGATTTGCAACTGGACAGTGCTGGCAGAGTTGTTGTCATACATGACAGCAATCTGGGTCGAACCACCAACGTTTTCACCACCGGACGCGCAGGTGAATATGACCCTTATAGCCGAATCGGCTACAACCCCAGCCTGTCTAATTACTTTGGCAATACCCTGGGCCTGTCACTTCGCAATCCTTCGCTGAACGGCTTCAGCAATCAGACCTTGCCAAGCTTCGACGCCATTCTGGATACCATCAAGAATGACAAGATTGCCATGATCCTTTTGCTGGATGTGAAGAATATCGAGGCGGCGAAAAAAGCCTGGCAAAGCGTGAAAAACCATACCAACTGGTGGGGAACACCCGCTGAGAAATGGGTGTATTTCAAGATGCCGGTAAGCTCGATTGGTGTCACCCCGGCCGGTTTCGAGTCCAAGGGCATCATGAACGTGCAGAGTGAAGCAGGCCGCTTCCGCCTGATACCGGTCTTTGGCGCCGATTTCATTGACACCAGTGGCACGAGAGAAAATGCACTGCGCAACTGGGAAAGCTACTTTGGCAAAAACTACGTGTATGCGACTGAAGTTCGCCTCAAGGAGTACGACAGCACGCTGAGGTTTCCGCTGAACAACATCATGAACACGTACTACGGCATGAGAACGACACAGCATCAGGTAAAGACGATGGGCGCCTATCAACCCGTGCCTGAAACCAAGTTCTACAGTTTCTTTTCCGCCGACGGCCATTGCTGTACAGAACCGAAATACTGGCTCTGGAAGTCTCAGCGTGGCAATGGACAGGAGACAGGGGACAACCGGACCAGCCTCAACTGGCTGATGAATACCGCAGGGGCAAGTTTTCGATACATCATCACGGATGATCCTCTCACCGCCATCACGGCGTTGAGGAATGATAATCGGCGTAATACGGCGCTGATTTCAAACTGA